A section of the Bacillus spongiae genome encodes:
- a CDS encoding UvrD-helicase domain-containing protein translates to MDSSQLTVHSKQANQPPQNNGQRYTYQSRPEGATKELQHQALLASSETSKQLVLADEQDSFYFRALENNGVFLNQGQIDAVRHGDGPALVLAGAGSGKTRVLISRAGYLMSVKKINPKNILLLTFTKKAANEMKQRMESLPGISRAMIRDLTAGTFHSIFLSILKWQGYTQSILSSEKYKHTALKIILKEMKLQDAYEPETILSLHSHYKNQIITLDEIPASTVVEKEMKEIFTKYERWKQKNHFIDFDDMLLESYLLLKKNPELLAKLQARFHYILCDEWQDTNPLQYELTKLLAKPQQNLFVVGDDDQTIYSFNGADRSIILGFQGDYENTRVIHLDINYRSSRSILSLANEVINGNTVRHKKELKATITNDYHPLFARPNTTDDEAKSVIDFIKEEVAAGKRSYKDFAILHRTISNSRAIFEQLVLQEIPFVSYSRGDSFYEQSIVKPVLDYLRVALNGKNSEAIKNILPTMYLQRDSAYRFIEEEELFYPKTHLLEHLLNMPKLKPFQKKQLAERITLLHSLTMLKPKQAIRKIRSFYDKYIETDDRKSLTLHKEVVKETLAELEASAAHFETIAQFISFVDDIIEKNNEMEENRRSDAINAVSLMTIHKSKGLEFPVVFLIGASDTILPHSSALDADNRKDMVLTKGKQEDENVVLQAIEEERRLAYVAITRAKDELYVSSPAYYRGEKITVSRFIREPFTDIKEIEQRSGSSKPQVIVNLKKKWEKLLVWDCVNDACKGWMKITSNEQLKQCPLCREQMIKKERKVQVRV, encoded by the coding sequence GTGGATAGCTCTCAGCTAACGGTCCATTCAAAACAAGCCAATCAGCCTCCTCAGAACAATGGTCAACGATATACGTATCAATCACGACCTGAAGGTGCGACAAAGGAACTTCAGCATCAAGCTTTATTGGCAAGTTCAGAAACATCTAAACAGCTCGTTTTAGCGGATGAGCAAGATTCATTTTATTTTAGAGCGCTTGAAAATAACGGAGTTTTCCTAAATCAAGGTCAAATAGATGCCGTACGACATGGCGATGGGCCTGCGCTGGTCCTTGCAGGGGCAGGTAGTGGCAAGACCAGAGTATTGATTTCGAGAGCAGGCTATTTAATGTCTGTAAAGAAAATAAATCCAAAGAATATATTACTACTGACTTTTACAAAAAAAGCCGCGAATGAAATGAAGCAACGAATGGAAAGTTTACCGGGCATCTCACGAGCAATGATTCGTGATTTAACGGCAGGTACATTCCATTCGATCTTTTTGTCTATATTAAAATGGCAAGGTTATACACAATCTATTTTATCGAGTGAAAAATATAAGCATACTGCATTGAAAATTATCTTAAAAGAAATGAAGCTACAGGATGCATACGAACCAGAAACGATTTTATCTTTGCATTCTCATTACAAAAACCAGATCATAACGCTTGATGAAATTCCAGCGAGTACGGTCGTTGAAAAAGAAATGAAAGAAATTTTTACGAAATATGAACGATGGAAGCAAAAAAATCATTTCATTGATTTTGACGACATGCTGTTAGAATCGTATTTGTTATTAAAGAAGAACCCCGAATTATTAGCAAAACTTCAAGCTCGTTTTCATTATATATTATGTGATGAGTGGCAAGATACGAATCCGTTACAATATGAGCTAACGAAATTGTTAGCGAAGCCACAACAAAATCTCTTTGTCGTTGGCGATGATGACCAAACAATTTATTCCTTTAATGGCGCTGATCGTTCCATTATATTAGGATTTCAGGGTGATTATGAGAATACGAGAGTGATTCATTTAGATATAAACTATCGCTCCTCTAGAAGCATTCTTTCACTTGCTAATGAAGTCATTAACGGAAATACGGTTCGGCATAAAAAGGAGTTAAAAGCTACGATAACAAATGACTATCACCCTTTATTTGCTCGCCCAAATACAACAGATGATGAAGCAAAATCCGTTATTGATTTTATAAAAGAAGAAGTAGCTGCTGGAAAGAGGTCGTATAAAGATTTTGCTATCTTACATAGAACGATAAGCAATAGTCGTGCGATTTTTGAACAGCTTGTGCTTCAGGAAATACCCTTTGTTTCATATAGTAGAGGGGATAGCTTTTATGAGCAATCAATCGTAAAGCCAGTATTAGATTACTTGAGAGTGGCCTTAAATGGAAAAAATTCAGAGGCAATAAAAAATATATTACCGACCATGTACTTACAAAGGGATTCTGCCTATCGTTTTATTGAAGAAGAAGAACTCTTTTATCCAAAAACACATTTACTCGAGCATTTACTCAACATGCCTAAGCTAAAGCCATTTCAGAAAAAGCAACTGGCCGAACGAATTACCTTGTTGCATTCGTTAACAATGTTAAAACCAAAACAGGCCATTCGAAAGATTCGTAGCTTTTATGATAAATATATCGAAACGGATGATCGGAAGAGTTTAACTCTTCATAAAGAAGTAGTGAAAGAGACACTAGCGGAGCTTGAAGCTTCCGCCGCTCACTTTGAGACGATTGCCCAATTTATTTCGTTTGTAGATGATATTATTGAAAAGAATAATGAGATGGAAGAAAACAGAAGAAGTGATGCGATTAATGCAGTTTCACTCATGACGATTCACAAATCAAAAGGGTTGGAATTCCCAGTTGTGTTTTTAATCGGTGCATCCGATACGATTTTACCTCACAGCTCTGCGTTAGATGCCGATAACCGGAAAGATATGGTCCTAACAAAAGGCAAGCAGGAAGATGAAAATGTGGTTCTTCAAGCGATTGAAGAGGAGCGAAGACTTGCGTATGTTGCGATTACACGAGCAAAGGATGAACTATATGTATCATCACCAGCCTATTATCGTGGGGAGAAAATAACGGTCTCTCGGTTTATACGAGAACCGTTTACAGATATAAAAGAGATTGAGCAACGTAGCGGAAGCTCAAAACCGCAAGTGATTGTAAACCTGAAGAAAAAGTGGGAAAAACTATTAGTATGGGACTGTGTAAATGATGCTTGCAAAGGCTGGATGAAAATAACATCGAATGAACAGCTAAAACAATGTCCATTATGCCGAGAACAGATGATAAAAAAAGAACGAAAAGTACAAGTACGAGTGTAG
- a CDS encoding GNAT family N-acetyltransferase, producing the protein MIRTYTVKDADYIIHSHYDQYHKEFQYDESFRNFIATSVQGFIERGHKRENIWIVELEGKQYGSISIKNVNDKTAQLGLFLIEQKVRGAGYGQQLIKIAIDYCKEMGYETIILWTNRELITARRLYEKNGFQLIESRARFLSNKKLIEECWELNLEGKRGN; encoded by the coding sequence ATGATTCGTACATATACTGTAAAGGATGCTGATTACATCATTCATTCACATTACGATCAATATCATAAAGAGTTTCAATACGATGAATCGTTTCGCAATTTTATTGCAACGAGTGTCCAAGGGTTTATTGAGCGAGGTCATAAGCGAGAAAATATATGGATTGTAGAATTGGAAGGAAAGCAATATGGATCCATTAGTATTAAGAATGTTAATGATAAGACAGCTCAATTAGGTTTATTTCTTATTGAACAAAAGGTAAGAGGGGCAGGCTATGGACAGCAGCTCATCAAAATAGCAATTGACTATTGTAAGGAAATGGGCTACGAAACCATCATTCTTTGGACAAATCGTGAACTTATTACAGCTAGACGACTCTATGAAAAAAATGGTTTTCAATTAATAGAGTCACGAGCTCGATTCCTATCTAACAAAAAACTAATCGAAGAATGCTGGGAGTTAAATTTAGAAGGCAAGAGGGGAAATTGA